In Oryza brachyantha chromosome 2, ObraRS2, whole genome shotgun sequence, a single window of DNA contains:
- the LOC102706912 gene encoding germin-like protein 2-4 produces the protein MAHRRCLLLLLLAALLPAPAARGDPDAVQDFCVPDAGRGRPVELGLLPSYPCRNPTNLTAGDFAFSGVRAAGNFSPETGFAGVSVTPAQFPGLHTLGMSFARADLSAAGGVNPPHYHPRATETALVLAGRVYAGFVDSGGRLFAKVLEQGEVMVFPRAMVHFQLNVGDAPATVYGTFNSENPGIVRIPATVFGSGIREAVLERAFGLTPAELRRLEKRFGPPKKAELED, from the coding sequence ATGGCGCATCGCCGTTGTCTTCTCCTGTTGTtgctcgccgcgctgctgccggcgccggcggccagggGCGATCCCGACGCGGTGCAGGACTTCTGCGTGCCGGACGCCGGGCGTGGCCGGCCGGTGGAGCTCGGCCTGCTCCCGTCCTACCCGTGCAGGAACCCCACCAACCTGACGGCCGGCGACTTCGCCTTCTCGGGCGTGCGCGCCGCGGGGAACTTCTCGCCGGAGACGGGCTTCGCCGGCGTGTCCGTCACCCCGGCGCAGTTCCCGGGCCTGCACACCCTGGGGATGTCCTTCGCCCGCGCCGACCTctccgcggccggcggcgtcaaCCCGCCGCACTACCACCCGCGCGCCACCGAGACGgcgctcgtcctcgccggccgcgTGTACGCCGGGTTCGTCGACTCCGGCGGCCGCCTGTTCGCCAAGGTGCTCGAGCAAGGGGAGGTGATGGTGTTCCCGCGCGCCATGGTTCACTTCCAGCtcaacgtcggcgacgcgccgGCCACGGTGTACGGCACCTTCAACAGCGAGAACCCCGGCATCGTGCGCATCCCGGCGACGGTGTTCGGGTCCGGCATCAGGGAGGCCGTCCTCGAGAGGGCGTTCGGGCTCACTCCGGCGGAGCTCCGGCGGCTGGAGAAGAGGTTCGGGCCGCCCAAGAAGGCGGAGCTGGAGGattag